One window from the genome of Pyrobaculum ferrireducens encodes:
- the rrp41 gene encoding exosome complex exonuclease Rrp41: MKKPPVPLLQNGVRADGRAPDQMREVKISVGVVSNADGSAMVSYGTTTAVAAVYGPREMHPRHLSLPDRGVMRVRYHMAPFSTKDERKSPTPSRREIEISKVLREALEPAIMLEQYPRSRIDVFVEILQADGSTRVASLTAASLALADAGIYMRDLVIGVSVGLVDGTVVLDLNGLEDQYGEGDLPVGYMPNLKRFTLLQLDGAWTREAFLQALNLAVRGAEHVYQIARDALKTKYTSIAEEIYGR, translated from the coding sequence ATGAAGAAGCCGCCGGTACCTTTACTTCAAAACGGTGTGAGGGCGGACGGAAGGGCGCCCGATCAGATGAGGGAGGTGAAGATCTCCGTGGGGGTCGTGAGCAACGCCGACGGCTCTGCCATGGTTTCCTACGGCACCACCACCGCCGTGGCCGCCGTATACGGCCCGCGGGAGATGCACCCCAGACACCTCTCGCTCCCCGACCGCGGGGTTATGCGAGTTAGGTACCACATGGCCCCCTTCAGTACCAAGGACGAGAGAAAGAGCCCCACCCCCAGCAGGCGCGAGATAGAGATTAGCAAGGTGTTGAGGGAGGCGCTTGAGCCCGCCATAATGCTTGAGCAGTACCCCAGATCTAGGATAGATGTCTTCGTCGAAATACTACAGGCAGACGGATCCACTAGAGTGGCCTCGCTAACGGCTGCGTCGCTGGCGCTGGCAGACGCCGGCATATACATGAGGGACTTGGTAATAGGCGTATCGGTAGGGCTTGTCGACGGCACTGTGGTGTTGGATCTCAACGGACTCGAGGATCAATACGGCGAGGGTGACCTCCCTGTGGGCTACATGCCCAACCTAAAGAGGTTTACCCTCCTCCAGCTAGACGGGGCGTGGACAAGAGAGGCGTTCCTCCAAGCGCTCAACCTCGCCGTGAGAGGCGCGGAGCACGTCTACCAAATAGCGAGAGATGCGTTGAAGACAAAATACACGTCAATCGCCGAGGAGATATACGGGAGGTAG
- the rrp4 gene encoding exosome complex RNA-binding protein Rrp4, translating to MYFVTPRQLIFPGDVIATTDSKVEGPVYVDNGRYRSLVVGLVEFREDGVVVVPLEGTYKPKKGDVVVGYVTDVLATGWEIDVRSFMPAYLPVSEALHRHVDLETTPLTTFLNIGDVVIAKVKDVDLTDEYPIILTLKEERVGKVESGTVVEITPVKVPRLIGKRGSMLNTLMEVGCDIIVGQNGRVWIRCRDTRDEVFLATLIKKIEAESHVMGLTDRIRAEIEKYKTQRQQGAV from the coding sequence ATGTACTTCGTAACCCCACGCCAGCTGATATTTCCAGGTGACGTAATAGCCACGACAGACAGCAAAGTCGAGGGGCCGGTGTATGTGGACAACGGTAGGTATAGAAGTCTAGTGGTTGGCCTCGTGGAGTTTCGGGAGGACGGCGTGGTTGTGGTCCCGCTCGAGGGGACCTACAAGCCGAAGAAGGGAGACGTCGTGGTGGGCTACGTTACAGACGTCCTGGCCACCGGCTGGGAGATCGACGTGAGGTCCTTCATGCCCGCCTACCTCCCCGTAAGCGAGGCGTTGCATAGACACGTGGACCTCGAGACCACGCCGCTTACAACCTTCCTCAACATAGGAGACGTGGTAATTGCCAAGGTCAAGGACGTCGATTTAACAGATGAATATCCCATAATCCTCACGCTGAAGGAGGAGCGCGTTGGCAAGGTGGAGAGCGGGACGGTCGTGGAGATAACCCCTGTAAAAGTCCCGCGGCTAATCGGAAAGAGGGGTAGCATGCTCAACACGTTGATGGAGGTGGGGTGCGACATAATAGTCGGGCAGAACGGCAGGGTGTGGATAAGGTGTAGGGATACAAGAGACGAGGTGTTTCTGGCAACGCTTATCAAGAAGATTGAGGCGGAGAGCCACGTCATGGGCCTCACCGACAGAATAAGGGCGGAGATAGAAAAGTATAAAACGCAGAGGCAACAAGGCGCCGTATGA
- a CDS encoding ribosome assembly factor SBDS — protein MTKKVAVAKLEKGGEHFEILIDPDAALELKMGKPLGIDKVLVHEEIYKDAKKGLRASEQALRKVFGTSDVRKIAEIIIKEGEIPLTAEQRRKLIEDKKRQIIEWISRNCIDVRTKTPVPPQRVENALEQARVSIDPFKSAEEQVQEILKEIQRIIPIKIATARIALSISSAYAQKVKGLVAKMARIVNERYRSDGSWEAVLELPAGLQDVLIARVNDVTHGDADIKILEIVY, from the coding sequence ATGACTAAAAAAGTCGCCGTTGCGAAGCTGGAGAAGGGGGGAGAGCACTTCGAGATATTGATAGATCCAGACGCGGCGTTGGAGCTAAAGATGGGGAAGCCCCTTGGGATAGACAAGGTGTTAGTTCACGAAGAGATATACAAAGACGCCAAGAAGGGGCTACGTGCCTCGGAGCAGGCGTTGAGAAAGGTGTTCGGCACCTCCGACGTGAGGAAGATCGCCGAGATTATTATAAAAGAGGGCGAGATACCACTCACCGCCGAGCAGAGGAGGAAGCTTATTGAGGATAAGAAGAGGCAGATAATTGAGTGGATATCCCGCAACTGTATAGATGTGAGGACGAAGACGCCGGTCCCCCCACAGAGAGTGGAAAACGCCCTAGAGCAAGCCCGGGTATCTATCGACCCATTTAAGTCCGCCGAGGAGCAGGTGCAGGAGATCTTAAAGGAGATACAGAGAATAATCCCAATAAAGATAGCTACGGCTAGGATAGCTCTATCAATCTCTTCAGCCTACGCCCAGAAGGTAAAGGGGCTGGTGGCTAAAATGGCTAGGATAGTAAACGAGAGGTACAGATCCGACGGCTCGTGGGAGGCGGTACTAGAGCTACCCGCAGGTCTGCAAGACGTCTTGATTGCCAGGGTAAACGACGTAACCCACGGCGACGCTGATATCAAAATCCTCGAAATAGTATACTAA
- a CDS encoding thiamine-phosphate synthase family protein, whose amino-acid sequence MLPLEFVVEVVVTPLKGLVAHQLAERGYSQSRIGQLLGISQPAVSSYLKNPKHLYEEKLLKVLERQELQRLLRTLTTLVEYASVEEFLRYVNNYSVGLLSSLRLCPLHRSAYPELGNCEICRDLQVYTETAKRVEMAFDLLKRCRDCYRLVPKVLMNIVELGPEGGVGYPGRIYVEGAQIMARGRPRPGASRFLTNLVSEVNKLHPEIKAVANVAYVARDCAGKVFSVAEVGPSNSEEEIVANVTAAFQKGIYDVVYDMGGSGIEPNAYIFGIDAVDVATKVIELAKCLGPKDYKHV is encoded by the coding sequence GTGTTGCCCTTAGAGTTCGTCGTTGAGGTCGTGGTGACGCCCCTGAAGGGACTGGTAGCGCACCAACTCGCCGAGAGGGGGTACTCCCAGAGCCGTATAGGCCAGTTGCTGGGAATTTCGCAACCAGCAGTTAGCTCATATCTCAAAAATCCCAAACATCTCTACGAAGAGAAGTTGCTAAAGGTATTAGAGAGGCAGGAGCTCCAGCGCCTGCTCAGGACTTTGACAACCTTGGTGGAGTACGCAAGTGTGGAGGAGTTTCTGCGATATGTAAACAACTACTCGGTGGGACTCCTCTCCTCGCTACGGCTGTGTCCCCTCCACAGATCTGCGTATCCGGAGCTGGGTAATTGCGAAATATGTAGAGATCTCCAGGTGTATACAGAGACGGCAAAGAGGGTGGAGATGGCCTTCGACCTCCTGAAGAGGTGTAGAGACTGCTACAGACTGGTGCCCAAGGTGTTGATGAACATAGTAGAGCTGGGCCCCGAGGGCGGCGTCGGGTACCCGGGCAGGATCTACGTAGAGGGCGCCCAGATCATGGCGCGGGGGAGGCCTAGACCAGGAGCCTCCCGCTTCTTAACAAATTTAGTAAGTGAGGTGAATAAGCTACACCCAGAGATAAAGGCCGTGGCCAACGTGGCGTACGTCGCTAGAGACTGCGCGGGGAAAGTGTTTTCTGTGGCCGAGGTAGGGCCTAGCAACAGTGAGGAGGAGATCGTCGCCAACGTGACGGCGGCGTTTCAGAAAGGGATCTACGACGTCGTGTACGACATGGGAGGTAGCGGCATTGAGCCTAACGCCTACATCTTCGGCATCGACGCAGTCGACGTGGCGACTAAGGTTATTGAGCTGGCGAAGTGCCTAGGGCCTAAAGATTATAAACACGTCTAG